A genomic window from Agreia sp. COWG includes:
- the idi gene encoding isopentenyl-diphosphate Delta-isomerase produces MSSSEQVVLLSEDGLPIGTADKATVHTVDTPLHLAFSCHVFDERGRILVTRRSLDKIAWPGVWTNSFCGHPAPGEAMEDAVARRAQRELGITLDEVALALPDFRYRAIDASGIVENEICPVYTATTSSELAPSADEVAEWHWVDPTTLRESVTSTPWAFSPWLTLQLPQLR; encoded by the coding sequence ATGTCCTCTTCCGAACAGGTGGTTCTCCTCTCGGAGGACGGGCTTCCCATCGGCACGGCCGACAAAGCCACGGTGCACACCGTCGACACACCGCTCCACCTCGCGTTCTCCTGCCACGTCTTCGACGAGCGGGGCCGCATTCTCGTGACCCGTCGCTCGCTCGACAAGATCGCCTGGCCGGGCGTGTGGACGAACTCGTTCTGCGGTCATCCGGCACCGGGAGAGGCCATGGAGGACGCCGTCGCCCGGCGCGCCCAGCGCGAACTCGGCATCACGCTCGATGAGGTGGCCCTCGCGCTACCGGACTTCCGCTACCGGGCGATCGACGCATCCGGCATCGTCGAGAACGAGATCTGCCCCGTGTACACGGCCACCACGTCGAGCGAGCTCGCTCCCAGCGCCGACGAGGTCGCAGAGTGGCACTGGGTAGACCCCACGACGCTGCGTGAATCGGTGACCAGCACCCCCTGGGCCTTCAGCCCGTGGCTCACCCTGCAACTGCCGCAACTCCGCTAA
- the mnhG gene encoding monovalent cation/H(+) antiporter subunit G gives MTEDNWYEIGSSVCLVIGAVLSLAAGIGLLRFPDALSRMHAATKPQIAGLAFILLAVGLEARNWATISTLILVMLFQMLTAPVAAHMIGRAAYRTRHLRRELLLTDELADVVDRASQDLTTDPAKRPER, from the coding sequence GTGACCGAAGACAACTGGTACGAGATCGGCTCGTCGGTGTGCCTGGTCATCGGCGCCGTGCTGAGCCTCGCCGCGGGTATCGGGCTGCTGCGCTTTCCCGACGCCCTGTCTCGCATGCACGCTGCGACCAAGCCGCAGATCGCGGGGCTGGCGTTCATCCTGTTGGCGGTCGGTCTCGAGGCACGCAACTGGGCCACGATCTCCACGCTGATCCTGGTCATGCTCTTCCAGATGCTGACCGCGCCGGTGGCGGCGCACATGATCGGCCGCGCCGCCTACCGCACGAGGCACCTGCGCCGCGAACTGCTGCTCACCGACGAACTCGCCGACGTGGTCGATCGCGCCAGCCAAGACCTGACGACCGACCCGGCGAAGCGGCCGGAGCGCTAG
- a CDS encoding Na+/H+ antiporter subunit D, which translates to MNSLVPLVVLLPLLGAAGALVAGKRPRLQVTFSITVLSLVVLTSGALVFLTDATGGHAVEVGGWSAPFGIVLVVDRLSALMLLISSIVLLCVLIFSVGQGMADGDRETPVSIYHPSYLILAAGVFNAFVAGDLFNLYVSFEILLVASYVLLTLGGTQARIKAGITYIIVSLVSSVLFLSSIAMIYGATGTVNIAQLSVRLGELPADIQLVLQVMLLVAFGIKAAVFPLSFWLPDSYPTAPAPVTAVFAGLLTKVGVYAIIRTETVLFPGNTLQPVLLVVALLTLVIGILGAVAQSDIKRMLSFTLVSHIGYMIFGIAIGTVAGMGATIYYVIHHITVQTTLFLATGLVERQGGTTALNRLGGLLKASPVIAVLFFVPALNLGGIPPFSGFIGKLGLFAAGAEAPSPLIWALIAAGAVTSLLTLYALMRAWSLAFWRPKREAHEEESPALDRIEDGSDESGDVEEAKASPRIMIGATVAMVTVSVALTVFAGPLYAMATRAAENLEHPADYISLVFGEGGVS; encoded by the coding sequence ATGAACTCCCTCGTTCCCCTGGTGGTGCTGTTACCGCTGCTCGGTGCCGCCGGCGCGCTCGTGGCCGGAAAACGGCCGCGGCTGCAGGTCACGTTCTCGATCACCGTGCTCTCGCTCGTGGTGCTCACCAGCGGTGCGCTGGTTTTTCTGACCGACGCGACGGGCGGCCACGCCGTCGAGGTCGGCGGCTGGTCGGCGCCGTTCGGCATCGTGCTCGTCGTCGACAGGCTGTCGGCGCTGATGCTGCTGATCTCGTCGATCGTGCTGCTCTGTGTTCTCATCTTCTCGGTGGGCCAGGGCATGGCCGACGGCGACCGCGAGACCCCCGTGTCGATCTACCACCCGAGCTACCTCATCTTGGCCGCCGGGGTCTTCAACGCCTTCGTGGCGGGCGACCTCTTCAACCTCTACGTGAGCTTCGAGATCCTGCTGGTGGCGAGCTACGTGCTGCTCACCCTCGGCGGCACGCAGGCGCGCATCAAGGCGGGCATCACCTACATCATCGTGAGCCTCGTCTCATCGGTGCTGTTCCTGTCGTCGATCGCCATGATCTACGGAGCCACCGGCACCGTGAACATCGCCCAGCTGTCGGTGCGCCTCGGGGAGCTGCCCGCAGACATCCAGCTGGTACTGCAGGTCATGCTGCTCGTGGCGTTCGGAATCAAGGCGGCCGTGTTCCCGCTCTCCTTCTGGCTGCCGGATTCCTACCCCACGGCCCCGGCGCCGGTCACGGCCGTGTTCGCCGGTCTGCTCACCAAGGTCGGCGTCTATGCGATCATCCGCACCGAGACGGTGCTGTTCCCCGGCAACACGCTCCAACCCGTGCTGCTCGTGGTCGCTCTGCTCACCCTCGTGATCGGCATCCTGGGTGCGGTCGCGCAGTCCGACATCAAGCGCATGCTGTCGTTCACGCTGGTGAGTCACATCGGCTACATGATCTTCGGCATCGCGATCGGAACGGTCGCCGGAATGGGCGCCACGATCTACTACGTGATCCACCACATCACGGTGCAGACCACGCTGTTCCTCGCCACCGGCCTCGTCGAGCGACAGGGCGGCACGACGGCGCTGAACAGGCTCGGCGGCCTGCTGAAGGCGTCGCCTGTGATCGCGGTGCTCTTCTTCGTTCCCGCGCTCAACCTCGGCGGCATTCCCCCGTTCTCCGGCTTCATCGGCAAGCTCGGCCTGTTCGCGGCCGGCGCCGAAGCTCCATCGCCACTGATCTGGGCGCTCATCGCGGCCGGTGCCGTCACCTCGCTGCTGACTCTGTACGCGCTGATGCGCGCCTGGAGCCTGGCGTTCTGGCGACCCAAGCGCGAGGCGCACGAAGAGGAGTCCCCCGCACTCGACCGCATCGAAGACGGCTCCGACGAGTCGGGCGACGTCGAAGAGGCGAAGGCATCACCGCGCATCATGATCGGCGCGACCGTCGCCATGGTCACGGTCAGCGTGGCCCTCACCGTCTTCGCCGGGCCGCTCTACGCCATGGCGACGCGCGCGGCCGAGAACCTCGAGCATCCGGCCGATTACATCTCGCTCGTCTTCGGCGAGGGGGGTGTGTCGTGA
- a CDS encoding Na+/H+ antiporter subunit A, giving the protein MIISLVLFALAALVLPPLTSRFGPRMFVAAAAVPASVFVGLLTQIPAVAGGETPTELYPWISQLGMSFAFQLNALSLTMALIVTGVGALVVLYCARYFGRGEDGLGRFSGVLVAFAGAMFGLVTSDDIYILFMFWEATTVFSYLLIGQYTAKRKSRGAALQALLVTTAGGLAMLVGVVILAVESGTTRVSEIVANPPQASGLVVTAVILVLAGALSKSAQVPLHFWLPSAMAAPTPVSAYLHAAAMVKAGIFLIALLVPAFGDTPGWRPLLVGLGVLTMLVGGWRALRQHDLKLLLAYGTVSQLGFLTVIVGYGTRNAALAGITLITGHALFKATLFLVVGIIDNRLGTRDLRKISGLGRQAPLLAIVATLAAASMAGLPPLLGFVAKEATFTALLEDAEHGAPLGAAALVGVTLGSVLTVAYTARFLWGAFAKKPGVEPAEFVHEHVDFLASPAVLALTGLALGIASPLLDPLFARYADTVSPLSREALAASTEAAGSASAIELPDAAHLALWHGIEPALGISAVTLVLGLALFAARTRVSAIQGRVPSWIDSARGYSRIVHGVDRGAVRLTRLTQTGSLPIYVATILVVLVAAVGTALAMVGELPGSFILWDSPAQLPIAVVMGVAAVLAARAGKRFMAVVLVGVTGYGMAALFALQGAADLALTQALVETVTLVTFVLVLRRLPSAIGQDHGLRHRIVRAVIGVAVGIIMATVAVVALGSRIAEPISLQFPDLAYYGGHGKNVVNVLLVDIRGWDTLGEMSVLVVAATGVASLVFLSRRSDGMPRLGPETARPRWFAKRRHLAEAPVEATASAGATPGGAAPSQEDPAQRTPWLLAGKTLAPENRSIILEVVVRLLFHSAIVVSVYLLFAGHNIPGGGFAGGLVAGLAFVARYLAAGRFELGEAAPIDAGKLLGFGVLFAGGTALVPLFLGADALTSTWFEAEIPVIGHIEFVTSTLFDIGVYLVVVGLALDILRSLGAEIDRQQEEDHDDEAPRRARTSGGETADIKSVEEVNSLSSARDARTNAPTNEGDTE; this is encoded by the coding sequence TTGATCATCTCCCTTGTGCTGTTCGCCCTCGCCGCGCTCGTGCTTCCGCCTCTCACGTCGCGGTTCGGCCCCCGCATGTTCGTGGCCGCCGCCGCCGTGCCGGCCTCGGTCTTCGTCGGTCTGCTCACACAGATTCCGGCCGTCGCCGGCGGCGAGACGCCCACCGAGCTCTACCCGTGGATCAGCCAACTGGGAATGTCGTTCGCCTTTCAGCTGAACGCCCTGTCGCTCACTATGGCGCTCATCGTGACCGGGGTCGGCGCGCTGGTGGTGCTGTACTGCGCCCGCTACTTCGGTCGGGGCGAAGACGGCCTCGGCCGTTTCAGCGGCGTGCTCGTGGCCTTCGCCGGGGCGATGTTCGGCCTCGTCACCAGTGACGACATCTACATCCTGTTCATGTTCTGGGAGGCCACCACGGTCTTCTCCTACCTGCTCATCGGCCAGTACACGGCGAAGCGCAAGAGCCGCGGCGCCGCGTTGCAGGCGCTGCTCGTGACCACGGCGGGCGGGCTCGCCATGCTGGTGGGCGTCGTCATCCTGGCAGTCGAGTCGGGCACGACACGCGTCTCAGAGATCGTGGCGAACCCGCCGCAGGCATCCGGCCTCGTCGTCACGGCGGTGATCCTGGTGCTGGCCGGCGCGCTGTCGAAGTCGGCTCAGGTACCCCTGCACTTCTGGCTGCCGTCGGCCATGGCCGCCCCCACGCCGGTGAGCGCGTACCTGCACGCCGCGGCGATGGTCAAAGCCGGAATCTTCCTGATCGCGCTGCTGGTTCCCGCCTTCGGAGACACCCCGGGCTGGCGTCCGCTACTCGTCGGGCTCGGAGTGCTCACCATGCTCGTTGGTGGCTGGCGAGCACTGCGCCAGCACGACCTCAAGCTGCTGCTGGCCTACGGAACGGTCAGCCAGCTCGGCTTTCTCACCGTGATCGTGGGCTACGGAACCCGCAACGCGGCCCTCGCCGGGATCACCCTCATCACGGGCCACGCGCTGTTCAAGGCCACCCTCTTTCTGGTGGTCGGCATCATCGACAACCGCCTCGGCACCCGAGACCTGCGCAAGATCAGCGGGCTCGGCCGGCAGGCCCCGCTTCTCGCCATCGTGGCGACCCTCGCCGCGGCATCGATGGCCGGGCTGCCCCCACTCCTCGGCTTCGTCGCAAAGGAGGCCACCTTCACAGCACTGCTCGAAGACGCCGAGCACGGCGCACCCCTCGGGGCCGCGGCACTCGTCGGCGTCACCCTGGGTTCGGTGCTCACCGTCGCCTACACGGCGCGCTTCCTCTGGGGCGCGTTCGCGAAGAAGCCGGGCGTCGAGCCCGCCGAGTTCGTGCACGAGCACGTCGACTTCCTCGCCTCCCCCGCCGTTCTCGCGCTCACCGGCCTCGCGCTCGGCATCGCGTCTCCCCTGCTCGATCCACTGTTCGCTCGCTACGCCGACACCGTCTCGCCGCTCAGCCGCGAGGCGCTGGCCGCGTCGACCGAGGCCGCGGGCTCGGCCAGCGCCATCGAACTGCCGGATGCGGCGCACCTGGCGCTCTGGCACGGCATCGAGCCGGCCCTCGGCATCTCGGCGGTGACTCTCGTGCTCGGCCTCGCCCTGTTCGCCGCCCGCACGCGGGTCTCCGCCATACAGGGCCGCGTTCCGTCGTGGATCGACTCCGCCCGGGGCTACAGCCGCATCGTGCACGGGGTCGATCGCGGCGCCGTACGACTGACCAGGCTCACCCAGACCGGATCGCTGCCCATCTACGTGGCGACCATCCTCGTCGTACTCGTCGCCGCGGTGGGCACCGCCCTCGCCATGGTCGGCGAGCTGCCCGGCTCGTTCATCCTCTGGGACTCCCCGGCGCAGCTTCCGATCGCCGTCGTCATGGGTGTCGCCGCGGTGCTCGCGGCACGGGCGGGCAAGCGCTTCATGGCCGTCGTTCTGGTGGGCGTCACCGGCTATGGCATGGCCGCGCTCTTCGCCCTGCAGGGCGCCGCCGATCTGGCGCTGACCCAGGCCCTCGTCGAGACGGTCACCCTCGTGACCTTCGTTCTGGTGCTGCGCCGCTTGCCCTCGGCCATCGGCCAGGACCACGGCCTGCGGCACCGCATCGTGCGCGCGGTCATCGGCGTCGCGGTGGGCATCATCATGGCCACCGTCGCCGTCGTGGCGCTGGGTTCGCGCATCGCCGAGCCCATCTCGCTGCAGTTCCCCGACCTGGCGTACTACGGCGGTCACGGCAAGAACGTGGTCAACGTGCTGCTCGTCGACATTCGCGGCTGGGACACGCTCGGCGAGATGAGCGTGCTCGTCGTAGCCGCGACCGGCGTGGCGAGCCTCGTCTTTCTCTCACGCCGCAGCGACGGCATGCCGCGGCTCGGCCCGGAGACCGCACGGCCGCGCTGGTTCGCGAAACGCCGCCATCTGGCCGAGGCTCCGGTCGAAGCGACCGCCAGCGCAGGGGCGACCCCGGGCGGCGCCGCCCCATCGCAGGAGGATCCCGCCCAGCGCACGCCATGGCTGCTCGCCGGCAAGACCCTGGCGCCCGAGAACCGCTCCATCATCCTCGAGGTCGTCGTTCGGCTGCTGTTCCACTCCGCCATCGTGGTGTCCGTCTACCTGCTCTTCGCCGGCCACAACATTCCGGGCGGCGGCTTCGCCGGCGGGCTCGTCGCGGGCCTCGCGTTCGTGGCGCGGTACCTCGCAGCTGGGCGCTTCGAGCTCGGCGAGGCCGCACCCATCGATGCGGGCAAGCTTCTGGGCTTCGGCGTGCTCTTCGCCGGCGGCACCGCGCTCGTCCCCCTCTTCTTGGGCGCAGACGCGCTCACCTCCACGTGGTTCGAGGCCGAGATCCCGGTGATCGGGCACATCGAGTTCGTCACGTCGACGCTGTTCGACATCGGCGTCTACCTCGTGGTCGTCGGTCTCGCCCTCGACATTCTGCGCAGCCTCGGCGCCGAGATCGACCGCCAGCAAGAAGAAGACCACGACGACGAGGCCCCGCGCCGGGCACGCACCTCGGGCGGCGAGACCGCCGACATCAAGAGCGTCGAAGAGGTCAACTCGCTGAGCTCGGCGAGAGACGCGCGAACGAACGCCCCCACGAACGAAGGAGACACCGAATGA
- a CDS encoding monovalent cation/H+ antiporter complex subunit F — translation MSIVVYVAGALFAAATLFAVVRIWRGPSILDRMVAADMLLSTLICILGAEMVYNHHTRTLPVALVLAMFAFVGSVSVARFATKQKGEAADDSRGTSPLDPSLGELSGGEK, via the coding sequence ATGAGCATCGTCGTCTACGTCGCCGGGGCGCTGTTCGCGGCGGCCACACTCTTCGCCGTCGTGCGCATCTGGCGCGGCCCGTCGATCCTCGACCGAATGGTCGCCGCCGACATGCTGCTGTCGACCCTGATCTGCATCCTCGGTGCCGAGATGGTCTACAACCATCACACCCGAACCCTTCCCGTGGCCCTCGTTCTCGCCATGTTCGCGTTCGTCGGCTCGGTGAGCGTCGCCCGCTTCGCCACGAAGCAGAAGGGTGAGGCGGCCGACGACAGCCGCGGCACCTCCCCCTTGGATCCGTCGCTCGGCGAGCTCTCGGGAGGCGAGAAGTGA
- a CDS encoding polyprenyl synthetase family protein → MNTHDLVVVTRQRQEHVDAVLDRFFSLATTRASAIGEQYVTLWQTLEKNSAGGKRFRPAMVLAAYESLGGQDFETASYVGAAFELLHTALIVHDDVIDRDFIRRGGLNVSGSYRDLAQTAGIPVPTAEHRGLSVAVIAGDLALFNAFRLLDRSGVSGELRERLHEIFDEAMFASAAGELLDVDFSLRPAPPSVDDIIDMERLKTAVYSFETPLQAGAVLAGASDEAVEALGTFGRNLGIAYQIIDDLLGVFGDQGDTGKSTLGDLREGKRTVLISYAAGTEQWAIIEPLFGDPGLDEDGATVIRAALEASGARSYAEALARDFANRAWEHLASASLPESVRTEFRGFVATVLERAK, encoded by the coding sequence GTGAACACGCATGATCTGGTGGTGGTGACGAGGCAGCGGCAGGAGCACGTCGATGCGGTCCTCGACCGGTTCTTCAGCCTCGCCACGACGAGGGCCTCTGCCATCGGCGAGCAGTATGTGACGCTCTGGCAGACACTCGAGAAGAACTCCGCCGGCGGCAAACGCTTCCGCCCGGCGATGGTGCTGGCGGCCTACGAGTCGCTCGGCGGGCAGGACTTCGAGACAGCCTCGTACGTCGGAGCCGCCTTCGAACTTCTACATACGGCCCTGATCGTGCACGACGATGTCATCGATCGCGACTTCATCAGGCGCGGCGGGCTCAACGTCTCCGGCAGCTATCGCGACCTCGCGCAGACCGCCGGCATCCCCGTTCCCACCGCTGAGCACCGCGGCCTCTCCGTGGCCGTCATCGCCGGCGACCTCGCCCTGTTCAATGCTTTCCGACTTCTCGACCGCAGCGGCGTCAGCGGCGAGCTGCGCGAGAGGCTGCACGAGATCTTCGACGAGGCCATGTTCGCCTCGGCGGCGGGCGAGTTGCTCGACGTGGACTTCTCGCTGCGCCCGGCTCCGCCGTCGGTCGACGACATCATCGACATGGAGCGCCTCAAGACGGCCGTGTATTCGTTCGAGACACCGCTGCAGGCCGGTGCCGTGCTCGCCGGTGCCAGCGATGAAGCCGTCGAGGCGCTCGGCACCTTCGGACGCAACCTCGGCATCGCCTACCAGATCATCGACGACCTGCTCGGGGTCTTCGGCGACCAGGGCGACACGGGAAAGTCGACCCTCGGCGATCTGCGCGAAGGAAAGCGCACCGTGCTCATCTCGTATGCGGCGGGCACGGAGCAGTGGGCGATCATCGAGCCGCTGTTCGGCGATCCCGGCCTCGATGAAGACGGCGCGACCGTCATCCGAGCCGCGCTCGAGGCATCCGGTGCCCGGTCGTACGCGGAGGCCCTTGCCCGCGACTTCGCCAACCGCGCCTGGGAGCATCTGGCTTCTGCCTCGCTGCCCGAGTCGGTGCGCACCGAGTTCCGCGGATTCGTCGCGACAGTTCTGGAACGAGCCAAGTGA
- a CDS encoding Na(+)/H(+) antiporter subunit C, protein MSASLVLVILMALLYASGVYLLLGRSMTRMLLGFLLVGNATNLLILIIAGPAGLAPIVSDGVDASEMHDPLPEALILTAIVITFGVSAFLLALIYRSWRIARADVVTSDEADVAVGGADSSIDDEEGQEAEDGEGSDTEFEGRAEAKHP, encoded by the coding sequence ATGAGCGCCTCCCTCGTTCTCGTCATTCTGATGGCCCTGCTCTACGCGAGCGGCGTCTACCTGCTGCTGGGCCGCAGCATGACCCGCATGCTGCTCGGCTTCCTGCTCGTCGGAAACGCCACGAACCTGCTGATCCTCATCATCGCCGGGCCGGCCGGGCTGGCGCCCATCGTCTCCGATGGCGTCGACGCATCCGAGATGCACGACCCGCTTCCCGAGGCGCTGATCCTCACGGCGATCGTCATCACCTTCGGCGTGTCCGCGTTTCTGCTCGCCCTCATCTATCGCTCGTGGCGCATCGCGCGCGCCGATGTCGTCACATCCGACGAAGCCGACGTGGCCGTGGGCGGAGCCGACAGCTCGATCGACGACGAAGAGGGCCAGGAGGCCGAAGACGGCGAAGGCTCCGACACGGAGTTCGAAGGCCGCGCGGAGGCGAAGCACCCGTGA
- a CDS encoding Na+/H+ antiporter subunit E, translated as MSAAPVVKGSIWRQLPLLIWLVVLWLLLWDQVSVLSVVTGIVLALLVTRVFYLPPVELPDRVGPLGLVVFIARFVYDLVRASFEVAFIAVDPRRVPTSSIVAVQLSTKSDLSLTLTALAISLVPGSLVVEADRQDDILYLHVLGTETPDDVERARADVIRVEERIVRAIGSRDDVRRVNASRAARSLPPIVSGRRQQAWEARHPEVPLEEYTPSGAYPDSTDGSTQS; from the coding sequence GTGAGCGCCGCCCCCGTCGTGAAGGGCTCCATCTGGCGCCAGCTTCCGCTGCTCATCTGGCTGGTGGTGCTCTGGCTGCTGCTGTGGGACCAGGTCTCGGTGCTGAGCGTCGTGACCGGCATCGTGCTCGCGCTGCTGGTGACTCGCGTGTTCTACCTGCCTCCGGTCGAGCTGCCCGACCGGGTGGGCCCGCTCGGCCTCGTCGTCTTCATCGCCCGATTCGTCTACGACCTGGTGCGGGCCTCTTTTGAGGTGGCGTTCATCGCCGTCGACCCGAGACGGGTGCCGACGAGTTCGATCGTGGCCGTGCAGCTCTCCACGAAATCCGACCTGAGCCTCACCCTCACCGCTCTCGCCATCTCGCTGGTGCCCGGCTCGCTGGTGGTCGAGGCCGACCGGCAAGACGACATCCTGTACCTGCACGTGCTCGGCACCGAGACGCCGGATGACGTGGAGCGTGCTCGAGCCGACGTGATTCGCGTCGAGGAGCGCATCGTGCGGGCCATCGGCTCCCGCGACGACGTTCGCCGGGTCAATGCCTCCCGGGCGGCGCGCTCGCTGCCGCCGATCGTGTCGGGGCGCCGGCAGCAGGCATGGGAGGCACGCCACCCGGAGGTTCCGCTCGAGGAGTACACCCCTTCGGGCGCCTATCCGGATTCGACCGACGGGAGCACCCAGTCATGA